The following is a genomic window from Streptomyces chrestomyceticus JCM 4735.
CCCCTTGTACAGGCCCGAGATGACCTCGTCCTTGTACTTGTGGACGCCCTCGATGTCGATGCCGTCGAGGGTGGCCTTGACACCGAACTGCGCGGCTTCGCGGGCCTGGTCCGCGATCTCGCCGGCGTGCAGCAGGGCCTTGGTGGGGATGCAGCCGTTGTGCAGGCAGGTGCCGCCGAGCTTGTTCTTCTCGATCAGGGCGACGTCCAGGCCAAGCTGCGCCCCGCGCAGGGCAGCGGCGTAACCACCGCTACCGCCTCCGAGGATCACTAGGTCGAAAACGGTGCTGGCGTCGTTCGCCACGTCACGTCCTCCATGCATGGGTACGCCGGAGCCGGTCGTCGGTGACCGGGCGGCGGCTGTTGATCGGCCGCTTCTTGGATCGGCCCTGGGTAAGGGGGGCCCTGTCCTGCCAAGAACCCATCTTCGCACTTGTTGAACGCGACCGGGACGGCGGGCCGGGCCATGGGACGGCACGACGGCCGTTCCGAGGGGTTGCGCGTACGGTTACTCAGGCGTACGGGCGTACGGATTTCGTCGAGGGCGAACACGCGCGTACGGCCCCGGGCGCCGGGCCCGGGGCCGTACCGGCAAAACGTCGCGAACGCCACAAACGTAACCGCGGCACGGTCAGCCGAGGTCGCCGTCCGCGGTCCGCTCGGCCAGCCGCACCAGGGTGCGCACCGCGGAGCCGGTGCCACCCTTGGGGGTGTAACCGAACGGCGCGCTCTCGTGGAAGGCCGGGCCGGCGATGTCCAGGTGCGCCCAGGTGATGCCCTCGCCCACGAACTCCTTCAGGAAGACACCGGCCAGCAGGCCGCTGCCCGCGCGCTCGCCGACGTTCTTCAGGTCGGCGACCGGGGAGTCCATGCTCCGGCGCAGCTCGGACGGCATCGGCATCGGCCAGGACGGCTCGCCGGCCGCCTCCGCGATCTCGTGCAGGCTCGCCCGGAAGGCATCGTCGTTGGACATGATCCCGAAGGTCCGGTTGCCCAGCGCCATCACCATCGCGCCGGTCAGCGTCGCGACGTCCACGATCGCGTCGGGCCGCTCCTCCGAGGCGCGGGTCAGCGCGTCGGCCAGCACCAGACGGCCCTCGGCGTCGGTGTTCAGCACCTCGACGGTCTTGCCGTTGTACATGGTCAGCACGTCGCCGGGGCGCATCGCGTTGCCCGAGGGCATGTTCTCGGCGAGCGCCAGCCAGCCGGTGACGTTGACCCGCAGGCCCAGCCGGGCGGCGGCCACGACCGCGGCGAACACCGCGGCGGCACCGCTCATGTCGCACTTCATGGTCTCGTTGAAGCCGGCCGGCTTCAGGGAGATGCCGCCCGAGTCGTAGGTGATGCCCTTGCCGACGAGCGCCAGGGTCTTTTCGGCCTTCGGGTGGGTGTAGGCGATCCGCACCAGCCGCGGCGGGTTCTCCGAGCCCTGGCCGACGCCCATCAGGCCGCCGTAGCCGCCCTTCTTCAGGGCCTTCTCGTCCAGCACCTCGACCTTGAGGCCGAACTCCTTCGCGGCGGCCTGGGCCTGCGCGGCGAAGGACTTCGGGGTGAGGTCGTTGGAGGGGGTGTTGATCAGGTCGCGGGCGCGGTTGACCTCGGCGGCCAGCGTCTCGGCGCGCTCGGCGGCGGCCTTGTAGGCCTTGTCGCGCGGCTTGCCGCCGAGGATCGCGATCTCGGCCAGCGGCGCCTTGCCGTTGCCTTCGGCCTTCTTGCCGCCGCGGGCGGTCGTCGCGTCGCCGCCGCTGCGGTACGCGGTGAAGGCGTACGCGCCGAGCAGCGCGCCCTCGGCGACCGCCGCGGTGTCCCCGGCGTCCCCGGCGGGCAGCGCGAAGGCGGCCTTCTTGGTGCCGGCCAGGGCGCGGGCGGCGGCGCCGGCGCCGCGGCGCAGCACCTCGGGGTCGTACTCCCCGTCCTCGGCCGGGGCGTCGCCCAGGCCGACCGCCAGGACGACCGCCGCCTTCAGGCCGGAGCCGGCCGGCAGCTTGGTGACCTCGCCCTCGGCACCGCTCGCGCCGAGGGTCTCCAGGACGGCGGCGAGCCCGCCGTCGAACGCCTTGTCCACGGCTTCGGCGCCGGGGGCCAGTACGACGCCCTTGGCGCCCTTGGCCACGCCGACGACAACGGTGTCCGCACGCAACGTCGCGGCGGAGGATGTGCTGAGGGTCAGTGCAGTCACGGTGATGAGAGTCCTGTTCCGTCCGGTTGTCCGTTCGCGCCGAGGGCGCTGCTGCGGCCGAGCCTACGCTCGGGGGCGCCGGACGTAACCGCTTGATGCCGTATCCGCCCGGCCTGTCACATCTTCACCACCTGTCGCAGGAGCCCCAACGCCTCGGTGCGCCGGGGGAGTTGGCGGTTCCGCGGGCCGCCGGGGCCGCCCGTACGCCGGGCCCCGCCGTCAATCTCCGTGCGCCGAATGAGACGTGCGTCACAGTAGTGGCGACTGCGGGATAGACGGACGCGAACCTTCGCATGATGTGCACGAGCCTGCCCGGTACCGCTTCCGGAGGCAGGGGGACTTCCGGGGGGAAGGGACTGCGCCCATGGGCAGCAACGGCAGGCCGGCCACCAGACCGGCCAAGGTTTTGACCGCACTCGCCGCAGCGATGATCACGGCACTGCCGCTGGTGGTGAGCACCCCCGCCGCCGCGCGGAACGCGCCCGCGCCGGCGGACCCGGTGCCCCGGATCGACCTGCGGGTCCTGGTCGTGAGCGACGGCGGTGAGTCCACCGAGGCGATCGCCGCCGAACTGCGCGGCCAGGGTGTCCCGTACACCACCGTCGACCTGACGAGCCCCGGCCGCCCGGTGATCGACGCGGCGTTCCTCAGCGACACCGTGGACGGCCGGCCGCGCGCCAAGTTCCAGGGCGTCGTGCTGCCGAACGACAACCCGTTCGGCACCGCCGCGTCCACCGAGCTGGCCGCCCTGAAGGCGTACGAGACCGCGTACAAGATCCCGCAGGTGGACGCGTACACCTACGCCCGGCCCGACGTCGGCCTGCGCACGCCCGACGACGGCGGCTACGCCGGGGTGCTGGACGGCTTCGCCACCCGCACCACCGCGGCGGGCAAGGCGGGCCCCTTCGGCTACCTCAAGGGCGCGGTGCCCTTCGAGGACGCCGACCCGCAGGTCTCCGAGAGCTACGGCTATGTCGCGCAGCCGCTCGCGAATCCGCCCGCCGGGGCCACGTTCACGTCGTACCTGGACGCGGCGGTGCCGGGCACCTCCGCGCGCGGCTCGCTGATCGGCGAGTACGCCCGCGACGGCCGCCGCGAACTGGTCGTCACCTTCGCGCAGAACCGCTACCAGCAGCAGTTCCGGCTGCTCGCCCGCGGCATCGTGGACTGGCTCACCCAGGGCGTCCACCTGGGGCAGAGCCGGAACTACTTCTCCGTCCAGGTCGACGACATCTTCGCCCCGGACGCCCGCTGGGACGTCGAGAACAACTGCACCCCCGGCGACTTCGACTGCCCCTCCGGCGTCCCGGACACCACCCCCATCCGGATGAGCGAGGCGGACGCCGAGTACGCCGCCGAGTGGCAGCGCGACAGCGGCTACCGGCTCGACATGGTCTACAACGCGGGCTCCGGCGAGGAGTGGAAGACGGAGCACGGCGGGGAGGACGCGCTCGCCGACCGGCTGCTCGCCGACAAGGACGCGTACCGCTGGGTCAACCACACCTGGACGCACCCCTTCCTCGGCTGTGTCCAGGACACCTCGACCGTGCCCTGGCGCTGTGCCAAGGACCTGTTCGGCAAGACCCGGTGGACCAGCCTCAGCGAGATCACCGCCGAGATCGAGAAGAACCACGCCTGGGGCGTGGCCAAGGGCCTGGACGTGGACTCCTCGGAGCTGGTCACCGGCGAGCACTCCGGCCTGAAGACCCTGCCGCAGCAGCCGCTGGACAACCCCAATCTCGGGCCCGCGCTCGCCGCCACCGGCGTCAAGTGGCTGGCCAGCGACAACTCGCGGGAGTCCGCGCAGCGCCCGGCCGGGGCGGCGCTGACCGTGCCGCGCTACCCGATGAACGTGTACTACAACGTGGGCAAGGCGGCCGAAGAGGTCGACGAGTACAACTGGATCTACACCAGCAAGGCCGACGGCGGCAGCGGGATCTGTGAGACCGACCCCAACTCGACCTGCATGCCGGAGCCGTTGCCGACCGACACCGGCTACGCCTCGTACATCGTCCCGCAGGAGGCGCGGACCGCCCTCGGGCATGCTCTGGCCAACGATCCGCGGCCGCACTACATCCACCAGTCGAACCTCGCCGAGGACCGGATCGCCTACCCGGTTCTGGACAAAGTTCTGGCCGACTATCGGGGGTTCTTCGAGGACGGCACCCCGGTCGTCAACCAGCGTCACCGGGACATCGGACGCGAGATGCAGCAGCGTGCGGCCTGGCAGCGGGCCCTGGACGCCGGTTCGGTGACGGCGTACAGAATCGGTGACACTGTCACCGTCACGTCGCCGGCCGGGGTGGCGGCTGCGGCTACGATGCTCGACGGAACCAGAAAGCAACTCGCCGACGGGACCGCGGAATTCGGCGAACGCTACGCCGGACGGGTATCGGAGTGGGCCACAGCGCAGTCGCCCGGAGCGGCCATCACGCTCAAGCTTCCGACGACCGCCTGACACGTCTCCGGCGCCGCCCGGCCCGCGCACCCGGCCGGGCGCGCCGGGACCGGGCGGCCGGCGACCGCCGCATCCCCTCACCACCACCACCGCCGTTGTCCCGCACCGACCCCTGCCGGCCCGCCGCCGTCCCCGAGGCCCACGGCGGCCGCGTCCGCGCGCCGCAAGCCCGCGCCCGGCCGCTCCCGCACCACAGCACCGCACACCACAGCTCTCCACGCCCCGGACGCGCAGGTACGGACGCGTCCGCACGGTGTCCCGCGGCCGTGCCCGCACACCGGCGCCGGCCCACCGCACCCCCGCCCCCGCAGCACCGCACGCCCCCACGCCCGCATCCGCACGTCCCTGTAGGTCCCCGCACGCCCCCGCACGTCAGCACGTGCACGTCCCCAGCACCTCCGCACGCGCACACCGCACCGGGCCGGCACGGCCGCCGGCCGCGCGACGCGCCCGCACGGTGCCCGCGGCACCCGCGCCCGCGCGTTCCGTACCGCTCCACTCAGCACTCACTCCCGGGGGGATTTCGCCATGAACGCAACCCTGTACGAGGTCGGCAGCTCACATCGGCAGCCCGACGACGGGCCGCAGCCCGGCCGGCACGTCACCATGCTCACCGAAGGCACCTACCCGCACGTCCACGGCGGTGTCTCCACCTGGTGCGACCAGCTCGTACGGGGCATGCCCGAAGTCCGTTTCAACGTCATCGCGCTGACCGGCAGCGGCCGTGAGCCGGTGACCTGGGACCTGCCCGACAACGTCTACGCGCGCTCCTCCGTGCCCATGTGGGGCCCGCCGCCGGGACGGCGTACCGCCGGGCTCCTCCGCGGGCGCGACCGTCGCCGCTTCATCGACACCTACGAGCGCTTCCTGCTGTCCATGCTGGACCCGCAGTCCTGCACCGACTTCGGCACCGAGCTGTACGCACTGGCCGCGCTGGCCCGCGAGGGGCGCCTGAGCGCCGCGCTGCGCACCGAGTCCGCGCTGCGCTCCCTGATGTGGATCTGGACCCTGCCGCACGTCGCCACGCGCGCGGCCAACCCCACCGTGCACGACGCGCTCACCGCCACCGACCTGCTCGAACACGCGCTGCGGCCGCTGTCCGTACGGGTGCCGGAGGACAGCGTGGCGCACGCGGTCAGCAACGGGCTGGCCTGCCTGCCCGCGCTCGCCGCCAAGGAGTTCGACGGCGTACCGTTCCTCCTCACCGAGCACGGCATCTACCTGCGCGAGCGCTACCTCGGCTACCGCTCCGACGCCCAGCGCTGGCCCGTCAAGGCCCTGATGCTCGGCTTCTACCGGCAGCTCACCATCGAGAGCTACCGGGCCGCCGACCTCGTCACGCCGTGCAACAAGTACAACAAGCGCTGGGAGGAGCGCGGCGGCACCCCGCCCGAGAAGATCCGTACCGTCTACAACGGCGTCGACGTCCAGCAGTTCCCGCACGCCGAACAGGAGCCGGACGCGCCGACGCTGAGCTGGGCCGGGCGGATCGACCCGATCAAGGACCTGGAAACCCTCATCCGCGCCTACGCGCTGTGCCGCGCCGAGGTCCCCGACCTGCGGCTGCGGCTGTTCGGCGGGGTGCCGGCCGGCGGCGAGGCGTACAAGACCCGCTGCGAGAAGCTGGCCGCCTCGCTCGGCGTGACCGACGGGCTGAGCTGGGAGGGGCGCATCGACGACGTGGCCCGCGCCTACGCGGCCGGCAGCGTCGTCATGCTCTCCAGCATCTCCGAGGGCTTCCCGTTCAGCCTGATAGAGGCCATGTCCTGCGGCCGCTCGACCGTCTCGACCGACGTCGGCGGGGTGCGCGAGGCGGTCGGTGACACCGGGCTCGTCGTACCGCCCCGCGAACCCGAAGCGATGGCCAAGGCCACCCTGGAACTGCTCAAGGGCGGCTGGGAGAAGCGCGCCGAACTCGGCAGCCGGGCCCGGCAGCGGGTCATCGACCAGTTCACGCTGCGCCGCTCCGTCGACGGCTTCCGCACCATCTACCGCGAACTCGACGGCGCGGACCGGCAGGCCGCCGAGCAGCGGGACGAGTGGACCCTCCAGTTGCGCGGGCCCTGGAACACCCCCCTCGCCGCCGACGGGGCCGGCTGGTGAGCGGTTCCCTGTGGCTGGTGCCGGGGGAGGGCGGCAAGGACCGGACGGACGACCTGCCGGACGTGCCGCGGCCCCGGCGCCCGCACTGGGCCGCCCCCGACCCGGTCGACGAACTCGCCGCGCGGATGGGCGACCTGATCGCCGCCGCCGTGCACCCCGACGAGATCGCCGCCGTCATCGAGTCCGACGGCATGAGCGACGACCAGATCAGACTCACCTACGGGCGCGAGAACTCCTTCGCCCTCGCCGAGGAGCTGTACGCACGGGTCCCGCGCAGCTACCCCGAACCGGACCGCCCGGTCACCGACCCCTGGCGGGTCAGCCTGCTCGGCTGCCTGCTGCGCGCCCTGGTCTTCGCCCTTCCCGGACTCGCCTACGTCGTCGGCTCCCACCTGCTGTCCGGCCCGCCGGACTCCCTCGGACTGCCCGCCGGAACGATGCCGCTGCTGGCCGGCGCCCTGGCCGGCTGGGTCTGGAACCAGGCGCTGGCCCATCGCGCGTACTCCTGGCTCGGCCTGGGCGCACGGCGGGCCGCCGCCCGCGCCCTCGCCGTCGGCGCGCCGCTCGGCGCGCTGGCCGGTGCGGCGGTCGCCTGGATCGCCGGGGCCGCCGACGCGGACGCGCCCGGCGCGGTCGCCTTCGCCGCCGGGCAGGCGGCCTACCTCGGCGCGGCCACCACCCTGCTCGTCTTCGGCCGGGAGCGGTGGCTGCTGTGCGCCCTGGCCCCGGTCGCGCTCGGCGCCGCGCTGATGGCGGTGTACGTGCCGCCGGACGCCGTACGGGCCGCCCTGCTCGTCCTGTCGCTGGGCGCGGCCGTCGCGCTGGCCGCCGTCACCGTGCTGCGCTGCCGCCGCGAGCCGCGGCAGGACGGGCCGGCGCCGAGGGCCGTGGCGTCCGTGCCGTACGGGGTGTTCGGGCTGGCCATCGGGGTGCTGGTGCTGCTCACGGCGCTCGGCGACGTACTGCGGTACGGGGCCCACGCCGAGGTCGCGGCACCCGCCGCGGTGGCCCTGACGCTCAGCATGGGCCCGGCCGAATGGCTGCTGTACCGCTACCGCAGCCAGGCCGTCGCCGGGCTGCGCGCGAGCACCACCCCGGCCGGGTTCTGGCGCGCCACCTCCGGCGCGCTGGCCCGGTGCCTGGCCTCCTACCTCGCCGTGCTCGCCCTCCTCGGCGGCGTCGGCAGCCTGCTGTGGCGGCAGGGGCCGCCGATGGACGCGGCGCACGGCCTGGGGCTGCTGTGCCTGGGCGTCGTGCTGTGGACCGCGCTGCTCCTCCAGGCGTTCGGGGCGGTGCCGGTCGCGGCGGCGGTGTGCGGACTGGCCGCGGCCGCCCAGACCGTGGTCCTGGTGACCGGCCCGCTGTCCCCGGCCGTCACCCAACTGACGGTCTGCGGCGCCGCCGCGCTCGTCCTGGCCGTCACGGGGTCGGCGCTGCTGGGGCGGGCCACGGCGCACCGCTGAGGACGGTGGGTCCGGGACCGGGCCCCGAACCCACCCGCACAGCCCTCCACTTGGCCAGTAACCGATGCCGGGTCCGCATACCCTCGCTCACCCTCGTATCCTCAGCATCTCGTCCCATTTCCGACAGGAGCCCCGAACCATGACCCGGCCGTTCCCGGGGCCGCTCCGTCCGCCCTCCCGCCAACTGCTGGTTCCGCTCTACGAACATCCCGCCGAACGCCCCGACGCCTGGCGGCGGCTGGTCGCCGCAGCATCCGATCTGTACGGCGTGGTGCTCAATCCGGCCAGCGGACCGGGCGCCGCCGCCGACCCGGGCTTCGCCGAGGTCGCCGGACAACTGCGGGCCGCGGGCGTACGGGTCCTCGGTTACGCGGACACCGACTACGGCCGCCGCCCGCACGCCGCCGTCGTCCAGGACCTGCTGCGGCACCGCGACTGGTACGGGGCCGACGGCGTGTTCCTCGACCAGGCCGCGTCCGGCGCCGGGCTCCTCACGCACTACAGCCGCCTGACGGTCGCCGCGCGCGCCGCCGGGGCCCGTACCGTCGTCCTCAACCACGGCGTCCATCCGCACCCGGGCTACCTGGACTTCGCCGACCTCCTGGTCACCTTCGAGGACACCTGGGCCGCGTACGAGACCGCCGAGGTCCCGCCGTGGACCGCCCACCACCCGCCCGAACGGTTCTGCCACCTCATCCACGGCCTTCCCGAGACCCGCGCGGAGGCCGCCGCCGAGCTGGCCCGGCGACGCGGGGCCGCCGTGCACTGCGCCGTCCCCGGCACCGCGCCGCACCCCTGGGACGCACTTCCGCCCTACTTGGAGACACCCCGATGAACCCCCCGCATCACCGCAAGAGACTCCTGCTCCTCCTCGGCGCGCTCCTGTTCGTCAGCACGGCCTGTTCGCAGACCCCGCCCGGCCCGCACGACAAGCCCGGCCCCAGCGCGAGCTCCGGCACCGGCTCCGGCAGCCCGAGCAGCCCCGGCGCACCCAGCAGCCCCGGGGGCGGCGCGCCGCGTCCCGTCTGGCACCCGAAGCCGGGCGTCGACTGGCAGTGGCAGCTCACCGGCAAGCTCGACCTCTCCGTGGACGCGCCCGTCTACGACATCGACGGCTTCCGGGAGAAGGCCGCCACGGTCGCCGACCTCCACAAGCGGGGCCGCAAGGCCATCTGCTACATCAGCGTCGGCGCGTACGAGGACTTCCGTCCGGACGCGTCCCGCTTCCCCAAGGACGTCATCGGGGAGGAGAACGGCTGGGAGGGCGAGAAGTGGCTCGACATCCGGCGCCTGGACGTGCTGCGCCCGCTGATGGCCAAGCGCTTCGACATGTGCCGTGAGAAGGGCTTCGACGCGGTCGAGCCGGACAACGTCGACGGCTACAAGAACGACACCGGCTTCGACCTGGAGGCGGCGGACCAGCTCGCCTTCAATCGCATGATCGCCAAGCTGGCCCACGACCGGGGCATGTCCGTCGGCCTCAAGAACGACCTCGACCAGATCCCCCAGCTCGTCGGCGACTTCGACTTCGCCGTCAACGAGCAGTGCGCCCAGTACGACGAGTGCGCGAAGATGACCCCGTTCATCAAGGCGGGCAAGGCCGTCTTCCACGTCGAGTACGAACTCCCGGCCGCCAAGTTCTGCGCCTCGACGAACCGCCTCGGTCTCAGCTCCCTCCAGAAGCGCCTGCATCTGGACGCTTGGCGGAAGGCCTGCTGACCTTCCCGCACGCGGCACCCCGGCCCCCGGCGTCCGACACGGTCACGGGGGCTTTGCCGTGCCCCGTCACCCCAGCGCCAGCACCACCACCGCCGCCAGCCCCGTCGTCTCCGCGACGGCGCCGAAGACGTCCCCGGTGATGCCGCCGAAACGGTAGCGGCAGCGGCGCAGGGCCGCCTCGCCGACGGCGAGGGCGAGGAGGGCGGCCAGGGCGGTGTGGAGGGCGCCGTGGCCGCCGGAGTGGGTGCTGCCGAGGGCTGCGGAGAGAGCGACGACGAGGGCGGCCGCGGTGGCCGCGGCGGGGAGCGGCACCGTGCCGGCCACGGCGGCGCCCAGCCCTTCGGGGCGGGCCGCGGGCACGCCGTGGCGGGCGGCGAGGGTGAGGGCGCAGCGGGCGGTCACGGCCGCGACGACGGCCGCCGTCGCGCCCTCGGCCCAGCCGCGTCCGTACAACTGGGCGAGGGCGGCCACCTGGGCGAGCAGGGTGAAGAGCAGGGTGATGACGCCGAACGGGCCGATGTCGGACTGCTTCATGATGCGCAGCGCGTCCTCGGCGGGCTTGCCGCTGCCCAGGCCGTCGGCGGTGTCGGCGAGCCCGTCCAGGTGGAGGCCGCGGGTGAGGACGGCGGGGACGGCCGCGGTGGCGACGGCGGCGAGCAGGGGGCCGCTGCCCAGGAGGAGGAGCCCGGTGCCCAGGGCCGCCGCGGCCAGGCCGATCACCAGCCCGGCGACCGGCGCGCACAGCATGCCGCCGCGTGAGGCCGGCCGGTCCCAGCGGCGGAGCCGTACGGGCAGCACGGTCAGCGTGCCGAAGGCGAAGCGCATGGCGTCCCCGAGGGTGGGGGAAGGCGAGGGGCCGGACGGGGCGGCGGCGTCGTTCATCGCGGCAGGCTAACCCGGCTGCCGCGGACCGGACAGCGCTAAATTGCCCCTATACGCGACAAATGGGGAGTACGTGGCATGGGTCACTGGTGGTTCCGCAACATCGTCGAGCCGGGGAAGCTGCCGCTGCTGCTCGCGCTCGTCTCCTTCGTGCTGACCTTCGTCGTGACCCGGATGATCACCCGGCTGATCCGGGCCGGGAAGGGCCCCTTCCGGAACATCTCGCCGGGCGGCCTGCACATCCACCACGTCGTGCCGGGCGTGGTGCTCATGGTGGTCGGCGGGTTCACCGCGCTGGCCGGCGGACGGCACGGCTACGGGTCCGGGATAGCGGCGGTGCTGTTCGGGATGGGCGTCGGGCTGGTGCTGGACGAGTTCGCGCTGATCCTGCACCTGGACGACGTGTACTGGAGCGAGCAGGGCACCAAGAGCGTGGAGATCGTGATCGTCACGGCCGCGCTGGTGGCGCTGATCCTGGGCGGCGCGCTGCCGTTCGGGGTGAACGAACTGGGGCCCGACGAGTTCCACAACCGCTTCCGGGTGGTCCGGACGGTGGGGGTCAACTTCCTCTTCGCGCTGGTGGCGCTCTTCAAGGGGAAGGGCCGGATGGCGGTGATCGGGGTGTTCGTACCGTTCGTCGCGCTGTTCGGCGCGGTACGGCTGGCCCGGCCGAACTCGCCGTGGGCGAAACGCTTCTACCGGCGGCGCCCCAAGGCCCGCGCCAAGGCGAAGGTCCGCGCCTTCCGGCACGACCGGCGCTGGAGCGGGCTGCGCCGCCGGGTGAACCATGTGATCGGCGGGACACCGACCCATTGAGCCCGGGGCGCGGCTGCGGGGACCTCCGGCGGGCCCGGGGCGGCGGGCCCGCCGGGTGCCGTTACCGCTCGGCCGCGCGCCGGCAGGCGTCGCGAGCCACGACCGGGGGGACGTAGTCCCGTCGCAGTTCGAGGTAGCAGGCGCGGAAGTGCTCCGTGCCGCCCTTGCCTCCGGTGCGGCAGGCCCGTTCGGCCACCTCTTCGTTCGCGCCGGGGTGCTGCTCCAGCACGTAGTAGTAGCAAGCCTGCGGCGTGGCCTGGGCGGCCGGGGCCATGGCCACGGCGCCGCCGAGGGCGAGGGCGATACATCCGAGGGCGGCAGCGAGACGCTGGGGCATCGCGGTTCCTTTCGGGAGGTTCCCCGAGTACATGACGCGGGGGACGGCAGTCCCCTCGCCCATCAACGCACCGCGGAGGCCCGCCGGCCCTCCTGACCGCCGCCATTCCGGTGACAGGGGGCCGACGCCCGGTGACGGTTACGCGGCGGTTCTGGCCCGCTGTTCGCCCCGCGGCTTGCGGCGCCGGTGCAGCACCTCCCACACCCCGCACAGCGCCAGCACCGCCACGACCGCGGCGATGTGCTCCCGGCCCGCCAGGTTGTTCTTGATGAACACCACCTCGTAGACCATCGAGAGCACCACCAGCGCACACGTGAACCACGCCCGGTAGACCCAGCACACGAAGATCCCCAGGCCGACCACGGCCGCCGACGGGCCGGTGTCGTGCACGAACGCGTCCGTCGGCGGCAGGCCGATCGGGTTGTCCGGGCCCAGCCAGATGCCGATCCGCGCGTACATCGTCCCGGCCAGCGTGGCCGCGTACGCGATCAGCAGCGTCCGGCCCCGGCCCAGGCAGATCTCGCAGATCCCGAAGACGAGCAGAAGCTGCGCCAGCGCACCCCACACCGGCAGGTCCAGGGCGGGCACGAACAGCGACAGCGGCGTCCGCAGCAGCGCCAGCCACAGGTGCTCGTCGGCCTGCACCGAGCCGATGTTCTGGATGAACTGATAGCCCCAGGACTGGTTCTGGACGATCTGGAAGAGCGAGGTGAGCAGGATGGCGGCGATCGTCATCGGGATCGCCAGCAGCTTCTTCGTGCGCAGCCCCGACCACACGGTACGGAACAGCAGGCCCCACTCGGCACGCACGGCGCGGCGCAGGACCGGCTCGCTCATCTCTTGGTCTCCAGGTGTTTGCGGTTGAGCCACTTCGGTAGCCCGGGAGCCTCCAGGAAGCCTTCGGCGCGGGCGCTGGCGAGGCCGATACGCAGCAGATCGGTGCTCTTTTCGAAGAGCATGTACCGGGGCTCCCAGATGGGCCGGTATTTCGCGTTGGCGCGATAGAGCGATTCGATCTGCCACCACCGGGAGAAGAAGCTGAGCAGCGAGCGCCACAGGCGCAGCACCGGACCCGCGCCGAGCCGCGAACCGCGTTCGAAGACGGAGCGGAACATCGCGAAGTTCAGCGACACCTGAGTGACGTCCACCTCTTTCGCCCGCTGGATCAGTTCCAGCACCATGAACTCCATCAGCCCGTT
Proteins encoded in this region:
- a CDS encoding leucyl aminopeptidase, whose amino-acid sequence is MTALTLSTSSAATLRADTVVVGVAKGAKGVVLAPGAEAVDKAFDGGLAAVLETLGASGAEGEVTKLPAGSGLKAAVVLAVGLGDAPAEDGEYDPEVLRRGAGAAARALAGTKKAAFALPAGDAGDTAAVAEGALLGAYAFTAYRSGGDATTARGGKKAEGNGKAPLAEIAILGGKPRDKAYKAAAERAETLAAEVNRARDLINTPSNDLTPKSFAAQAQAAAKEFGLKVEVLDEKALKKGGYGGLMGVGQGSENPPRLVRIAYTHPKAEKTLALVGKGITYDSGGISLKPAGFNETMKCDMSGAAAVFAAVVAAARLGLRVNVTGWLALAENMPSGNAMRPGDVLTMYNGKTVEVLNTDAEGRLVLADALTRASEERPDAIVDVATLTGAMVMALGNRTFGIMSNDDAFRASLHEIAEAAGEPSWPMPMPSELRRSMDSPVADLKNVGERAGSGLLAGVFLKEFVGEGITWAHLDIAGPAFHESAPFGYTPKGGTGSAVRTLVRLAERTADGDLG
- the pelF gene encoding GT4 family glycosyltransferase PelF, with the protein product MLTEGTYPHVHGGVSTWCDQLVRGMPEVRFNVIALTGSGREPVTWDLPDNVYARSSVPMWGPPPGRRTAGLLRGRDRRRFIDTYERFLLSMLDPQSCTDFGTELYALAALAREGRLSAALRTESALRSLMWIWTLPHVATRAANPTVHDALTATDLLEHALRPLSVRVPEDSVAHAVSNGLACLPALAAKEFDGVPFLLTEHGIYLRERYLGYRSDAQRWPVKALMLGFYRQLTIESYRAADLVTPCNKYNKRWEERGGTPPEKIRTVYNGVDVQQFPHAEQEPDAPTLSWAGRIDPIKDLETLIRAYALCRAEVPDLRLRLFGGVPAGGEAYKTRCEKLAASLGVTDGLSWEGRIDDVARAYAAGSVVMLSSISEGFPFSLIEAMSCGRSTVSTDVGGVREAVGDTGLVVPPREPEAMAKATLELLKGGWEKRAELGSRARQRVIDQFTLRRSVDGFRTIYRELDGADRQAAEQRDEWTLQLRGPWNTPLAADGAGW
- a CDS encoding spherulation-specific family 4 protein, whose protein sequence is MTRPFPGPLRPPSRQLLVPLYEHPAERPDAWRRLVAAASDLYGVVLNPASGPGAAADPGFAEVAGQLRAAGVRVLGYADTDYGRRPHAAVVQDLLRHRDWYGADGVFLDQAASGAGLLTHYSRLTVAARAAGARTVVLNHGVHPHPGYLDFADLLVTFEDTWAAYETAEVPPWTAHHPPERFCHLIHGLPETRAEAAAELARRRGAAVHCAVPGTAPHPWDALPPYLETPR
- a CDS encoding endo alpha-1,4 polygalactosaminidase, which encodes MNPPHHRKRLLLLLGALLFVSTACSQTPPGPHDKPGPSASSGTGSGSPSSPGAPSSPGGGAPRPVWHPKPGVDWQWQLTGKLDLSVDAPVYDIDGFREKAATVADLHKRGRKAICYISVGAYEDFRPDASRFPKDVIGEENGWEGEKWLDIRRLDVLRPLMAKRFDMCREKGFDAVEPDNVDGYKNDTGFDLEAADQLAFNRMIAKLAHDRGMSVGLKNDLDQIPQLVGDFDFAVNEQCAQYDECAKMTPFIKAGKAVFHVEYELPAAKFCASTNRLGLSSLQKRLHLDAWRKAC
- a CDS encoding adenosylcobinamide-GDP ribazoletransferase gives rise to the protein MNDAAAPSGPSPSPTLGDAMRFAFGTLTVLPVRLRRWDRPASRGGMLCAPVAGLVIGLAAAALGTGLLLLGSGPLLAAVATAAVPAVLTRGLHLDGLADTADGLGSGKPAEDALRIMKQSDIGPFGVITLLFTLLAQVAALAQLYGRGWAEGATAAVVAAVTARCALTLAARHGVPAARPEGLGAAVAGTVPLPAAATAAALVVALSAALGSTHSGGHGALHTALAALLALAVGEAALRRCRYRFGGITGDVFGAVAETTGLAAVVVLALG